The Thermocrinis ruber genomic sequence CACAAAGGAAGAACTCATAGCTACAAAGTTCAGCGTCCAAGAGATCGCAGAGTTTATAGGTGCAGACTCCCTTAAGTATCTATCTTTGGAGGGGCTAAAAAGCTGTGTGGAAGACCCAGAGGACTTTTGCACCGCCTGTTTTAGTGGGCAGTATCCTTTGGAGGTAAAAGAGGAGGTTCAGAGGATAAGGTAGATACCGCGTCCTTTATAACTCTTATGGTCTCAAGGGCTTTTCTCAGGTCCTTTAAGGGAAGCATGTTTGGTCCGTCCGAAAGGGCTCGGTCTGGGTCTGGATGCACCTCCATAAAGATACCATCACATCCCACCGCCACCGCTGCCCTTATCAAAGGCAAAACAAACTCCCTCTGACCAGCAGACCTATCGCCAGCACCACCCGGCAGTTGCACACTGTGGGTGGCATCAAAGATCACCTTGGTGAATTGGGACATGATCACCAAACTTCTGAAATCTACCACCAAGTTGTTGTATCCAAAGGATACGCCACGCTCAGTGATGTAATAATCCACCGCACCACCCGCCTTTAACTTTTCCACTACATTCTTTGCATCCCAAGGTGCCATAAACTGTCCCTTTTTCACGTTCACAGGCTTTCCACTCTTAGCACAAGCCAAAACCAGATCCGTCTGCCTACTCAAAAAGGCAGGAACCTGCAACATATCCACCACTTGGGCAGTAGGTTCCACCTGCCAAGTTTCGTGCACATCGGTGGTAATTTTTAACCCAAACTCTTTTTTTACCTTCTCAAGGACCTTAAGCCCCTCCTCCAAACCGGGACCCCTGAAGGACCTTATGGAAGACCTGTTGGCTTTATCAAAGGAGGATTTGAAGTAAAAATCAAACTCAGGAAACTCCAAGGAAAGCCTGCTGAGTTCCTCTGCTACCCTAAAAACTACATCCTCGTTTTCTATAACACAGGGACCGGCAATTATTAGCATGAAGGAAAATTATAAGCCCCCGCGGACGCGGGGAGTGGAGCTTATTGAATTTCTATCTTTACCTCTTTGGAGGTCTTTTCCTTGGGAAGCCTTATTTCCAAAACACCATCCTTGAACTCTGCCTTTATACCCTCAAGCTTGACCTCCGCCGGAAGTGCCACCACCCTCTCAAACTTTCCATAGACCCTTTCTACCCTATGGTAGGTTTCTGTCTTTTCTTCCCTTTCCTCCTTCTTTTCTCCTTTGATGATCAGGCTGTTGTCCCTTATCAGCACTTCCACATCTTCCTTTTTCACACCGGGCAGCTCTGCCTTTACCACCACCTCACTGTCCGTTTCATACACATCCAACGCGGGGGCAAAAACCCTCTCCACAGGCTCTTCCTTGGCAAAGAATTCTTCCATAAGCCTGTCAAAATCTCTCCTTATCCTCTCAAGCTCCTCAAAAGGACGCCACACCAAAAGTCCTCTCCTCATGGCTATCACCTCCTTTATAGGTTTTCTATGAAAAAAATTTAGTCTGCTCTTATCAAATGTCAAGGGGTAAAATTTCTCCACCTTCCTTATCCACCGGATGGGATGGAGGCACCCATACGAAAAGTTTATACCACCGAACAGCCAAAAACTGGTTTATAATAGAAAACAAGGTTTTTGAGGGTTCCAGTTGGGACCCTTGTCAACTTGGCAACTGAATATGGGTTAGTGTGTCCTTTCGGTGGGCTGTTTCAATTTTGAGAGGGAGAAAGTCTTGACTTTCAGGCTTTTTGGGAGGCAGTATCACCGTAAAACCGTAATTATGTAATGCCGTAATGCCGTAATTATGGTCAGCGGCGGGAAGCATTGGGAGACAAGGGTTTAAATTTGATAATAACAGACTCAATTTTGCATGATCTCGGATTTCGGAAAATTAACTTCATTTGAAAAGGGTGCCCTCTTGACAAAATTATTGATATGTCTTATTTTAGTTAATGTGGTCGTTTGGGGTTCCTAATGTACCGTGTGGAGTTGAAAGTATCAAAGGGATGGAGAACACGATAACGAAAAGCCTTAAAGGGTTCCTAATGTACCGTGTGGAGTTGAAAGGACAGCATAATATGTTTTCCCTGATCCGGGCACTCCAAAAAGTTCCTAATGTACCGTGTGGAGTTGAAAGACAGACTGTTGCTTTCTTCTGGCAATGGTAGAAGGTAGTTCCTAATGTACCGTGTGGAGTTGAAAGACTTTATACAGGTTTTGGTGGTAAGTATCTTTCAGGTGTTCCTAATGTACCGTGTGGAGTTGAAAGACTTTATACAGGTTTTGGTGGTAAGTATCTTTCAGGTGTTCCTAATGTACCGTGTGGAGTTGAAAGATAAAATCATCAAGGGCTTCAATAAAGACCCTCACATTGTTCCTAATGTACCGTGTGGAGTTGAAAGCAGCAAGAGCAATCCAGCC encodes the following:
- the kdsA gene encoding 3-deoxy-8-phosphooctulonate synthase, whose protein sequence is MLIIAGPCVIENEDVVFRVAEELSRLSLEFPEFDFYFKSSFDKANRSSIRSFRGPGLEEGLKVLEKVKKEFGLKITTDVHETWQVEPTAQVVDMLQVPAFLSRQTDLVLACAKSGKPVNVKKGQFMAPWDAKNVVEKLKAGGAVDYYITERGVSFGYNNLVVDFRSLVIMSQFTKVIFDATHSVQLPGGAGDRSAGQREFVLPLIRAAVAVGCDGIFMEVHPDPDRALSDGPNMLPLKDLRKALETIRVIKDAVSTLSSEPPLLPPKDTAH
- a CDS encoding Hsp20/alpha crystallin family protein, which gives rise to MRRGLLVWRPFEELERIRRDFDRLMEEFFAKEEPVERVFAPALDVYETDSEVVVKAELPGVKKEDVEVLIRDNSLIIKGEKKEEREEKTETYHRVERVYGKFERVVALPAEVKLEGIKAEFKDGVLEIRLPKEKTSKEVKIEIQ